In Fructilactobacillus cliffordii, a single genomic region encodes these proteins:
- the hflX gene encoding GTPase HflX, producing MEPTPTPVITIGLNVNHPNFDYSMDELEQLVVANHMQSIATLVQKLDHPDAGTYFGKGKIEELADLVRSTDAETIVANDELSPSQIRNIENATKATVIDRTGLILEIFANRAHTKEAQLQVQLAKLRYQLPRLRTSASQRLDQQAAGGGLANRGAGETKLELNRRTIEHQISHVRHELKELGRSYETQSQRRKENRIKTVALVGYTNAGKSTIMNELVKRYGENEDKQVFVKDMLFATLDTSVRKLELPGNKQLLLSDTVGFVSELPHQLVEAFKSTLKEAATADLLVQVVDYSDPNQELMMETTQRTLQEIGVPNLPMITAFNKADRTGSRFPERAGENLIMSALDPASIDELVAMISAQLFSDYVQKTYLFPFQAGDLVSTFNQEFDVQQTEYQADGTKLTVSLPASAAERFQKYEIS from the coding sequence ATGGAACCAACACCAACCCCGGTCATTACGATTGGACTGAACGTTAATCACCCCAACTTTGACTATTCAATGGATGAGTTAGAGCAGTTGGTGGTCGCGAACCACATGCAAAGCATTGCCACCCTCGTGCAAAAACTGGATCATCCAGACGCTGGTACCTACTTTGGGAAGGGCAAGATTGAGGAACTAGCCGACCTCGTGCGCAGTACGGATGCTGAAACAATTGTCGCAAACGATGAACTTAGTCCCAGTCAGATCCGCAACATTGAAAATGCTACCAAGGCCACGGTGATCGACCGGACCGGCCTCATCCTAGAAATTTTTGCTAACCGGGCCCACACTAAAGAAGCCCAGTTGCAGGTCCAACTCGCCAAGTTGCGCTACCAACTACCCCGCTTACGTACCAGTGCCAGTCAACGCCTGGACCAACAGGCCGCGGGGGGTGGCTTAGCTAACCGGGGAGCCGGAGAAACCAAGCTTGAATTAAACCGCCGGACCATTGAACACCAGATTAGCCATGTCCGCCACGAACTCAAGGAACTCGGGCGTTCCTATGAAACCCAGAGTCAACGCCGCAAGGAAAACCGGATCAAAACCGTGGCTCTGGTCGGTTACACCAACGCCGGTAAGTCCACGATTATGAACGAACTGGTCAAACGATATGGTGAAAACGAGGACAAGCAGGTCTTTGTAAAGGACATGTTATTTGCCACCTTGGATACCAGCGTCCGGAAACTCGAATTACCCGGGAACAAGCAACTTCTACTCAGTGATACGGTCGGCTTTGTTAGTGAACTCCCCCATCAACTGGTGGAAGCTTTCAAGTCCACGTTAAAAGAAGCCGCTACGGCCGACCTTTTGGTCCAAGTAGTCGACTATTCCGACCCTAACCAAGAACTGATGATGGAAACCACGCAACGAACCCTCCAAGAAATTGGGGTGCCCAACCTACCGATGATTACGGCCTTCAACAAAGCCGATCGGACCGGCAGTCGTTTCCCAGAACGAGCGGGCGAAAACCTGATTATGTCAGCACTGGACCCCGCTTCAATTGATGAATTAGTAGCCATGATTAGCGCCCAGCTGTTTTCTGACTACGTGCAAAAGACCTACCTCTTCCCATTTCAAGCTGGGGATCTCGTTTCAACCTTTAATCAGGAATTCGACGTCCAACAAACGGAATATCAAGCTGACGGCACCAAACTAACGGTTTCCTTACCCGCTAGTGCCGCCGAACGCTTCCAAAAATATGAAATTAGCTAA
- a CDS encoding histidine phosphatase family protein codes for MTGINLYFVRHGQTQLNHYHRIQGWADSDLTDKGVQDAVTAANTLSQITFDQAYSSDTKRASRTAHIILEANPAPLTEPVQKPALREENFGYFEGNDTGQTWSIVGGRTGCYSYPELIETFGIEKTRDLIAAADPYEEAENDQQFWARLQPGLDEIVAKAEPGQNILIVAHGTLIKSVVSKFSDIDIRDSILNGSITKVIYEDGTFTVDYYNHKEN; via the coding sequence ATGACTGGAATCAACCTGTATTTTGTTCGTCATGGACAAACCCAACTAAATCATTACCACCGCATTCAGGGGTGGGCTGATTCTGATTTAACTGATAAAGGAGTGCAAGACGCGGTTACAGCCGCGAACACCCTCAGTCAGATCACTTTTGACCAAGCGTACAGTAGTGACACCAAACGAGCTAGTCGAACCGCCCATATTATTTTAGAAGCCAATCCGGCACCGCTCACCGAACCCGTCCAAAAGCCAGCGCTTCGAGAAGAAAACTTTGGCTACTTTGAAGGCAACGATACCGGCCAAACTTGGAGCATTGTCGGGGGACGAACTGGCTGCTACTCCTACCCCGAGTTAATTGAAACCTTTGGAATTGAAAAAACCCGAGATTTAATTGCCGCTGCCGATCCTTACGAAGAAGCTGAAAACGATCAACAATTCTGGGCTCGTTTACAACCCGGACTAGACGAAATCGTTGCCAAAGCCGAACCCGGTCAAAACATCTTGATTGTCGCCCACGGAACTCTGATTAAGAGTGTCGTCAGCAAGTTTAGTGACATTGACATTCGGGATTCCATTTTAAACGGCAGCATCACCAAGGTCATTTACGAAGATGGAACCTTTACCGTCGACTACTACAACCACAAGGAGAATTAA
- the helD gene encoding RNA polymerase recycling motor HelD, with product MATEDTKIKQAEQAHLDYVRGKIKIAEETTAETITKAKQSQKDLEDHFYDDVRLKTSTYEGQMETGVSVRQQQQMLEQRQNRWQSATRDMETLQKLDQNAYFARIDLKEEGEAQPEKIYIGLSSFVNPNDSDEYLIYDWRAPISSVYYDSGVGEMTYNAPSGPQRVDVTLKRELQIKNGKLTQVFDTDEAVGDRVLLENLQHQSDTKMKSIVTTIQKEQNAIIRDTSSDLLFVQGVAGSGKTAAVLQRVAYLLYRYRGNLTPGQVILFSPNQLFNDYINQVLPELGEQNMVQMTYYQFMRRRVPRLTVETLEQRFDESLTDETQNVTTLKNSLTLFAAEGKYADSLNQTGAAFRNIMFQGKVFISKEQINEIYCSFNPNYRLRNRLEATKEKLLQILKQRMGMEMKKRWVEEAVEGLSSEQIEMLHANAGRQRTDDDRDARFLARQVVKAAFAKVHQQIKRNRFFNINQQFVNFLRQVPELVNLSDWHVTLSEWQTSVRATVKRFQNGKISIADVSIYLYLFDLVTGKRPDLKMRYLFIDEVQDYTPFQLAYLQWNYPRAKFTVLGDLNQAIFTRDSSQTLMADLRQLFNPDKIRVIKLLKSYRSTAQITDFTKQLIPDGQDIEAYARQGEIPVLAITKNHEQAVQRLVQTITTNQKAEETTAVIGKTLAECRQIAADLKDRGVSATLIQTENQRLAKGVVIVPAYLAKGLEFDAVVMWDGSKDSYPTDQDDKLVYTICTRAMHRLEIISIGEPSPLFAAVNPTDYQLVKE from the coding sequence ATGGCGACAGAAGACACCAAGATTAAACAAGCAGAACAAGCCCACCTCGACTACGTGCGGGGCAAGATTAAAATTGCAGAAGAAACAACGGCCGAAACGATTACGAAGGCCAAGCAGAGTCAAAAGGATTTAGAGGATCATTTCTATGATGATGTTCGCTTAAAGACCAGTACTTACGAAGGCCAAATGGAAACCGGAGTCTCCGTCCGGCAGCAACAACAAATGTTGGAACAACGGCAAAACCGGTGGCAGTCGGCAACGCGGGACATGGAGACGTTGCAAAAGTTAGACCAAAACGCCTACTTTGCCCGGATTGACCTGAAGGAAGAGGGTGAAGCACAGCCCGAAAAGATTTACATTGGGTTGTCTTCCTTTGTCAATCCGAATGATAGCGACGAGTACCTTATTTACGACTGGCGAGCCCCCATTAGTAGCGTGTACTACGACAGTGGTGTCGGAGAAATGACTTACAATGCACCGAGCGGTCCACAACGGGTGGATGTCACCTTAAAACGCGAGCTCCAGATTAAGAATGGCAAGCTGACCCAGGTTTTTGATACCGACGAAGCGGTTGGCGACCGGGTGTTACTGGAAAACTTACAACACCAGTCAGACACTAAGATGAAGAGCATCGTAACCACGATTCAAAAGGAACAGAACGCGATTATCCGGGACACCAGTTCGGATCTCCTGTTTGTGCAAGGGGTCGCTGGATCCGGGAAAACGGCGGCAGTTCTGCAACGGGTGGCCTACCTGTTGTACCGGTACCGGGGCAATCTAACGCCGGGTCAGGTAATTCTTTTTTCGCCGAACCAACTCTTTAACGACTATATCAACCAGGTGCTGCCTGAATTAGGCGAACAAAACATGGTGCAGATGACCTACTACCAGTTTATGCGGCGACGGGTGCCCCGACTCACGGTGGAGACTTTGGAACAACGTTTTGACGAAAGCTTGACTGACGAAACCCAAAACGTGACGACGTTGAAAAATAGTCTGACCTTGTTTGCAGCCGAAGGGAAGTATGCAGATTCCTTAAACCAAACGGGAGCGGCCTTTCGGAACATCATGTTTCAAGGCAAGGTCTTTATTTCTAAGGAACAAATTAATGAAATTTATTGCAGTTTTAACCCAAATTACCGGCTGCGAAATCGATTAGAGGCTACTAAGGAAAAGCTGCTGCAGATTTTGAAGCAACGGATGGGCATGGAAATGAAGAAACGCTGGGTGGAAGAAGCCGTGGAAGGACTCAGTAGCGAGCAGATTGAGATGCTACACGCCAACGCTGGTCGGCAACGGACGGATGACGATCGTGATGCTCGCTTCTTAGCGCGCCAGGTGGTCAAGGCGGCTTTTGCCAAGGTTCACCAACAGATTAAACGGAATCGGTTCTTTAATATTAACCAGCAGTTCGTTAACTTTTTGCGTCAGGTTCCGGAACTGGTCAACCTGTCCGATTGGCACGTAACGTTGTCCGAATGGCAGACCAGCGTCCGTGCCACGGTGAAACGATTCCAAAATGGCAAAATCAGCATTGCGGACGTTTCCATCTACCTCTACTTGTTTGACCTGGTAACGGGGAAGCGGCCGGACCTCAAGATGCGCTACCTCTTTATTGATGAAGTGCAGGATTACACGCCGTTTCAACTAGCCTACTTGCAGTGGAACTACCCGCGGGCAAAGTTTACGGTCCTGGGGGATTTAAACCAGGCCATCTTTACCCGAGACAGCAGTCAAACGTTGATGGCAGACTTGCGGCAGCTCTTTAATCCCGACAAGATTCGGGTTATCAAGCTATTGAAGTCCTACCGATCAACGGCCCAGATTACGGACTTTACCAAGCAATTAATTCCCGATGGTCAAGACATCGAAGCCTACGCGCGTCAGGGTGAGATACCGGTGCTTGCCATAACTAAGAACCACGAGCAAGCGGTCCAGAGATTAGTCCAAACGATTACTACCAATCAAAAGGCTGAAGAAACCACCGCGGTGATTGGCAAGACGCTCGCTGAATGTCGCCAAATTGCTGCTGATTTAAAGGACCGTGGGGTCTCCGCGACGCTGATTCAAACGGAAAATCAACGTCTGGCGAAGGGGGTTGTGATTGTTCCAGCCTACCTCGCCAAGGGGCTTGAATTTGATGCCGTGGTGATGTGGGACGGTTCCAAGGATAGCTATCCGACAGATCAGGATGACAAGCTGGTTTACACCATTTGTACCCGGGCCATGCACCGCTTGGAAATCATCTCCATCGGCGAGCCGTCACCCCTCTTTGCAGCGGTGAACCCGACCGATTACCAATTGGTAAAGGAGTAA
- the coaA gene encoding type I pantothenate kinase — MENFDAYDKATWAQFYPTTLQPIDATTLDQLKAFNDQISITDVQQVYMPLIQLLRGAFDSYHQWQQRKSDFLHQTSQTIPFIIGISGSVAVGKSTTARVLQYLLTHLLPNRKTQLVTTDGFLYSNKILTEQGLLDRKGFPESYDMARLIDFLLRVKAGEPIVTAPVYSHQTYDIVPDQVTRIERPDFLIIEGINTLQIPAEEHLYVSDFTDFSIYIDADPGLIESWYLTRFQKLLRTAFTDPENYFYRYTKYSEDEALAIAKQTWREINLPNLNEYILPTRDRANLIIHKGAQHMIERLYLRKY, encoded by the coding sequence ATGGAAAACTTTGACGCGTATGATAAGGCCACCTGGGCCCAGTTCTACCCGACCACGCTGCAACCGATTGACGCGACGACGCTAGACCAGTTAAAGGCCTTTAACGACCAAATTTCGATTACGGACGTGCAACAGGTTTACATGCCCCTGATTCAATTACTGCGAGGGGCCTTTGACTCCTATCACCAGTGGCAGCAGCGCAAGAGTGACTTTTTGCACCAGACTTCCCAGACGATTCCATTTATCATCGGGATTTCCGGGAGTGTCGCAGTGGGAAAGTCGACCACGGCGCGCGTGCTGCAGTACCTGTTGACCCATCTACTCCCGAACCGCAAGACCCAGTTAGTGACAACCGATGGATTTTTGTATTCGAACAAAATCCTTACGGAACAAGGGCTTTTAGACCGGAAAGGGTTTCCGGAGAGCTATGACATGGCCCGCTTAATTGACTTCCTGCTCCGGGTCAAGGCGGGGGAACCGATAGTAACAGCTCCAGTTTATTCCCACCAGACCTACGACATCGTTCCGGATCAAGTGACGCGAATTGAACGCCCTGATTTTTTGATTATTGAAGGGATTAATACGTTGCAAATTCCCGCTGAGGAACATCTCTACGTCAGTGACTTTACTGATTTTTCGATTTACATTGACGCGGACCCGGGTTTGATTGAAAGTTGGTACCTAACCCGGTTTCAAAAGTTACTGCGGACGGCTTTTACCGATCCGGAGAACTATTTTTACCGTTACACAAAGTATTCAGAGGATGAGGCGCTGGCGATTGCCAAACAAACGTGGCGCGAGATTAATCTCCCGAACCTTAACGAGTACATTTTGCCCACCCGGGACCGGGCTAATTTGATTATTCATAAAGGGGCACAGCACATGATTGAGCGCTTGTACCTGCGTAAATACTAA
- a CDS encoding CopY/TcrY family copper transport repressor has protein sequence MATETNQIDITPAEWKVMRLIWSLGSSSTTDIITEFQRQSDWKTSTIKTLLRRLCDKNLLTTTKDGRQFMYHPQVSEQLAMNETAEALFTQLCEMHKGQVLLDLVQKSEISRGDIQALQAALAKKLLTAPEEVDCNCLPDRMANCQEHGKE, from the coding sequence ATGGCAACGGAAACGAACCAAATTGACATTACACCGGCCGAGTGGAAGGTGATGCGGTTAATCTGGTCGTTGGGTTCGAGTTCGACAACGGATATCATTACGGAGTTTCAACGGCAATCGGATTGGAAGACGTCAACGATTAAGACCTTATTACGACGGTTGTGCGACAAAAATTTGTTAACCACCACTAAAGACGGGCGGCAATTTATGTACCATCCGCAGGTAAGCGAGCAACTAGCGATGAACGAGACGGCGGAAGCACTGTTTACTCAATTGTGTGAGATGCACAAAGGCCAGGTGCTGCTAGATCTCGTCCAAAAGTCAGAAATCAGTCGGGGAGATATTCAGGCGTTGCAAGCTGCTTTAGCGAAGAAGTTGCTAACGGCCCCTGAAGAAGTTGATTGTAATTGTTTACCAGATCGAATGGCAAACTGCCAAGAACATGGAAAGGAGTAA